DNA from Nymphaea colorata isolate Beijing-Zhang1983 chromosome 4, ASM883128v2, whole genome shotgun sequence:
TGGCTATCCGTTTTCCACCTCCGTTACTAAGTCATATTTAACAACGAGAAGAGCAAAAAGGAGATATATAAATTGATCAATGTGATCTAGAATTGTATGGTATATGCTCATTGCTGCTACAGTACTGTACATATACTGGTTGATACAGGTCCAAAAGTTTACTGCGGGCGCTTCTTGTGGCAGGGTGGAATTTGGTTGTGCTTTTGAATGATGTTGCAGAGTGGAATTTGGTTGTGCTTTTGAATGACGTTGCAGAGTGGAATTTGGCTGTGCTTTTGAATAAGATGGCGGATCCTTAATTGCTTTATCGATTCGAGGCCTGCCATCAATCTTTGGCCTCTGCGCTATGAATCTTCCGTAGGTCTGTTAGGAGAAGATTACAAAAATCATCATCAACTAGTCATGACTCTGTGCCAACATTCTTGATTCAGACTCGACAATGATCATGATCATTTCTAATTCATTACTGCCGCATGGAgagatgagagagggagagagaaattgtGCCCACAAGCCGACACCAAAATACTTAAATTCGACAGAAGCAAAAGTGTAAAAGGCAAGGAAAGCAAAGAAAATTAAGTTTGCGTCATAGCAATTGATTTAAGTTATAACAACAACTGCATTAAATTTCCTTTTTCGGACGGtaataacaataaaattaagtttttcaattttaaatgatCAACTTACAGGAACCAACTCCCCACCCCACTCTCTTTCGTGATTTAAACCAGATGTACAGTATTAATCTCTTAtgatattttcttcaaataatTATGCATCCTAATGTCAAACCAATTTTATAtgattgaatttttgaaaaatatgaaatagaGTGCTGACGAACTGAAAGGTGGAAAACAGAGTCTAAAGCctagaggaaagaaagaaagaaagaaaaatcagcaACTAGCACCTCTTCAAGCGGTGATTCTTGGGAATAGAGGAGGAAGTTCCATGAACACAAGAGCCCCGCGGTAACAAGAAATCCAAAGAGCAAGGCGCCCGCTACCATAGTCGAAGTTTGCTTGCACCCAAGTTCGGCAAGTTTCGGCCAACCCCTGTGGCGCTGCCAATTACCTGAACTCTTCATGGCTCCCGAACCAGTAATTTGGCTTCGTTCTCGCTTCTGCAAAGAGAAGAAAGCAAATTTATAGATTTGAAAGTTCAGAAACCTTCATCTTCTAATTGTTTGTGTAACGATTAACGAAGGGTGTCGGTCAGCCATTTGAGTTGGTGCAGGTTAATTGGTCTTCCAATCTGCATCACCTTGAATTCTCTATAATGCCTTTGTCTCATATAGATTATTTGATCATAAGCTAAAGCAGTTGACATCTTGAACTTGGTGCCAGTTGTATTTCATATCAATCAGTTCCAATCGATGATCTGCTAGGAGAGTACGGAAGCATTCTTTGTGGGGCAGCACATTCTCCGCAGTTGATCCATAGGTAACCTCAAAACAAGGTGAATTAGACATTAGTTTTTCCTTTGTCAATGTTTCACACTTGCGCGGTACATACAATAAAGTATTATTTTGTTGTGATGTCAATTAATATTATTATAGATACATATAATAAAtcttataaatataatattaaagGTTTGTTTGGTAACATATAAAACATTGGGCATCACCAACGCATATTTCAATATTTCTTACAGAAATACAGTGCTCCTTCATCTTTGATGTAGATCTCTGACACAGTTGCTTTTTGAGACCATTGTTTCTGCGGATGCATGTTGGTCATATACGAAATTTTTGTAAGTCAGTATaattaatgatgaaaatgcctttAGTTGATAAAAGAAAtcataaagacaaaaaagaaaactgaaaaaaatttaaaaactaagcaaaacatttatttttaaataattttcaaaacatctCTGCTTCATATATCTGTTGCATGCATAGCGCACGCACTCATTCTCTGTTCCGAGTCGCACTATTTTTCTATTAATTAATAGTAGTCATCAGTTGTCATGCTCGTCAATTCCAAAGCACTGCGTGCACGTCTTGTCCATGCGTCATCTTCGTCAATTTCCCACTGCGTGCACGTCTTGTCCATGCCCCACTATAGTGGtgagcatttcattaaaaataatatttgtgtGTGTGGACCCAAAACGGTCCGCGGCATGGAGTTTTATACAACAAAAATGTTGTTTAAAAAAACGTTTAAATACTCTAAAAATAtgtcaattgaaaaaaaaaaggcaaaaaatacTTTCTGTACGtgttttttcatgctttttaaTGTCTGACAACTTGTTCCCATTTTCTAGcccatcgtttttttttttctttttaagattttcttaaaatttattatattaGCTGATTGTATAATACCTTAGAAAAAccatttaaaattcaaaaatgatatttgtgactaacATATGGCTGTATCCAACTGAAAGTTGTAGTTCCTATGTCCAAGGCTGTTAATTTTCAGATCTTCAAAACATTCTTTCACATATAAGAAAAACACAATTCAAGGCAATAACAGCCTCTGTGACAATTGTAtcctttatttaatttgttttttggttttcattttaacTCTCATTGAAGCCTGAACATTATACAGCTGCCACCATTGGTTGCCATGATTTTAAGGggttaatatataaaataaaatagatttataaaacacttgtTACAACATTTTATGAATCTAGTCTATTTTTTAGACATATTCATAAGACTGTAACATGTTATTACTACTCccaaacagctcttaaggagTCATTTGGAACTTGTTACTATTTCATGCATTTGGCTCAAAAATTAGTTAGATTCATTAGATACGTTAGAAAATGTTATATGGATCTGCTCATTTTTATTTGTGAGTTGtggtttttatttattgttttcttctaGTCTCATGGATCTGCTTTTAGTCTCTGTAAAGGGTCTTATGGTTCATTAGAAAAGCAGTCACCGGCTTTAATAAAAAACGCTAATTGTTCTTTTGTGTTTCCTTTCCTTGTATACTAAATTCCCGTCCCATTCAGGACTCCTAATTGAATGCATGAATGGATGGATTCTTCAACAACAGAACATGGCATTTGGCttacttaaaaaattaacatccgTCTATATTAACATTTTTATGAAAGTTCCTATACAGAGAACGAATTCAGCGATTTGACAACTGATCTTTACTAAACGGCCGCACCAACCAAGGAACCATGCACCCATCTGATCAGGGGTGGAGCCCGGGGTCTGCTTGGGCGTTTGCCCcatctcaaaattttgttttcataaattttatatcatttaacttgttctatataaaatttttgaaaaatgatatttcggttatagtcaaaatttaaaaacaaactttaattcgacctcCTCATAAATACTTTGTGTGTGTTCAATGAATATGTCTCAAAGATTGATGCTGAACATGCACTACGATCTAATGTTTCATGAACACCCCCTCAACCCAAGCCTCTGATATGGGCCCGGGTCAGCCCGATTacagtaaaaaaatattataaatatgtatataaattaataaaaaattatctcTCTCCCTTTGTTCTTCccctaaaaaatttattatcgGGCCCACCCAGGCCGGCCCAATAACAAGTCAGGCCGGCCTGGGTCACTTTTTTACGAGCTCGAGTCAGGCCGGATACCTGGCGGCGGCCCAACCCGGTGCCCAAGCTTACCTCAACCAATCCttagagtagattcatgaaatacttagAGTGTTCCAACTATCAAATGACCTCTTAGGCCTTAGAGTGCAAGCAAGTCACAAGATTTTATGCCTCTCGGTAATTAATAGAGTACTATTTCTTCAAGTCACAATAATATATACAGGAgcagagccaaggggggccCGCATGGCCcctagccccacctcaaaaaaaaattttaatttacatataaatattagaTAATTTcacttatcttatataaaaattttgaaaaatgatatttcagctctTGTcgaaatttaaaaactttaattcggcccaatcataaaaaaatttcgGCTCCGCCCC
Protein-coding regions in this window:
- the LOC116252387 gene encoding uncharacterized protein LOC116252387 isoform X2 → MSTALAYDQIIYMRQRHYREFKKRERSQITGSGAMKSSGNWQRHRGWPKLAELGCKQTSTMVAGALLFGFLVTAGLLCSWNFLLYSQESPLEETYGRFIAQRPKIDGRPRIDKAIKDPPSYSKAQPNSTLQRHSKAQPNSTLQHHSKAQPNSTLPQEAPADGGLDAVLERVSMENKTLILTVINKPYAENGSMLDLFLQCLREGEGTQDLIKHLLIAAVDNEAFDKCRRVHRHCYRITTELDFSGEQLFEAKIYIKMMWRRLQFIADVLQRGYNVVFTDNEEKVGRFKGRFSSF